A window of Paraburkholderia sp. ZP32-5 genomic DNA:
CTTTGCGAGAAGCGGTTCGCGTGAGGACTCTGTGCAAACAGGCGTTACGGTCGATTTTTTCCTGCAGGTCAGGATGCGTTATTGAATCGACAGGACCGCATTCCAGGCAGTGGGCGCAGCGGAATTCTTGAGGCGGAGCTTCGCAAGGTTCAGCTGGCCTTTGCGAATGTGTTGCATCAACTCGATGCCGGCCAACGTGGCCGCCGCACTCCTGAAACGTTTGAAACCGAGCATGACATGTGTCCGGGACTTGATGTTGCGATGGCCCTGCTCGATCAAATTATGGGTATCCGTGTTCCGCGGTTGAATTGTCATCGTGCGATGCAGCAGTAGGTGCAGGGTGCGGCTCGCTGCGGATGTGTCGCGGAACGGCCCGACTGTTGCCTGACGATGCGCCGGGGGCGGTGCTCCCACTGCCGGTTTTTAGGCATCTCAAATGCAAGACGGACTTTATTCCGCGGCAGGATCGTCGAACCGTGATTTCCAGATGTCGTGACGGACTTTGCGCCTGAGCACATTCCTATGCCAAGTGCGTTTCGATTCAATGGGTTATGAGTTGCCCCTTAGACGGACTTTATTATCACGGATCAACTTACCCACATTCAGGCGCGTTTGTGTTGATATATGAACGAGCAGGCTGCGTTTGCTTAGCCGGCACATCGCGGACCATGGCTGATCGCATGGCAGAGGTCGGCTTCGCTGGGCCCTCTGTCAGTGCCGAAATCGCGGCGAGTGACCACTGCTCCGCGGAACCCGGTGCTCCTGCCACGTTCGGTTGAGCGTCCGCCTTACCCGATGCACTTGATGAGGTCTCACACCTGGCTAAGGCCAGTCAGGAGTCGGATGATCCTGAGGCCTGGTGCGCGAGCTTACCGGGCTGTCCCGCCGAAGCGATCGTTGGCGGTAACGCACTGGACGGAGAGATGACGATGTCGCAGATGGCAAAGATTCGGAGCTTCGTCGTGGTGCTTGCGCTCTTTAGCTCGGCCGCGTACGCGCAGACCACCGACTTCTGGGGAACACGTCTTCCCGATCAGCCGACGCAGTTCATTTTCGGCTATGGCTCGCTCATCAACACGTCATCGCGCGCCACCACCGCAGGCAAGCCGATTGCGGCGATTCCCGTGCGCGTCGCGGCGGCGTTCGGCTATGTGCGCAGCTGGAGCGACCGCGCATCCTCAGGGTTCACGGCGCTCGGCCTGCGGCGTCCGTTCGAGGGCGAGGCGTCGATGACGATCAATGGCGTCATCTATCCCGTTGTTGGCAACGACATGTCCGCGTTCGACGAGCGCGAGAAGGGATACGTGCGCGTCGAGGTGCCGTGGGCGCTGATCGAGGCCGTATCGTGGCAGCCGCTGCCGGCGCAGGGAACGGTTTGGGTCTACGTGCCGAAGGCCCAGAACAAAGCGCCGGGAGAAGGGCTTGCGATGCCGGACGCGAGATACCCGCTCGTCGAGTCGTATATCGATGTCGTTGTCGAAGGCGCGCTCGAGTACGGGCCGGAATTCGCGCGCGAGGTCATCGAGACGACTCGTGACTGGAGCCCCTACTGGCTCAATGACCGCACGCTCGCACGTCGGCCATGGGTGTTCAACAATCAATATGCGCAGGTCGATGCACTGCTCGCAACCTCGGCGCCTTGCTTCGCGCAGCGGGCGTTCTCCGAGGACTATGCCGCCGCGATTGCCAAACGCAAAAGCCATGCATGCAGTCTGGTGAATCACGATCGCTAGGCCACTCGCTGTCAGCTTCGGTGCCCATGTCGTGCCTGGGCCGTCGGACCGCGAAGCCGACCAGCTAGAACGAGAAGAAGAGCCAAACGGCAATGCATGGCTGCAGCACGAGGGCGTCGCCGCGCCTCGTCGGGCTCACGCGGACGACGCCATCGCTGCAGTCGACATGAGCCTGTCGGCCGACGAAATCGGGGCGCTGGAAGCACCGCACAAACAGCATCCCGTGACCGGCCACGGCTGAGCGTGCCTGAAGCGGGCAGACGCTTCAAACGAAATCTGTTCATGCGTTGCATGAAGTCTTTTCATCGTCGCAAGGCGTGGGGAGCGCATGCGACTGCACTGTGTATCGGATGAAATCCGTTCATGGCGCACATGAGAAATCACCGTTTGCGACAGGGGGCGTTCTGCCTCAGTGTGCACCCACCGCCGCACGAACCGCATCCAGTGGTCATCCCTGCCGGTCGCAACGCGAACGGTTTCTGGAAGTTCTGCCTGGTATCGACTCCGGACATATTCGCGCGCGCTCGGTCTCATCGATGCGATCGAGCGGGTACGGCGAAACGGCGGCGAGGAACTGCCTGGAGCGCGGCGAGAGCCGGGCAGGGCGGGCTCGAGACGCTCGTCGATTTTCAGACGACACGCTGATTCAGCGACGCATTTCGCGCGGCGCAGTCCGTTGTCGTGCAGTGAGTGTTGCGTCCATCCGTTCGTGCGTAACGACGTCGAGGCTTTCGCGTTGGCTTGCCGGATGTTGGGGGCGTTCGATGGCCGCGCGTTGTTGTCGAATGTGCTTGCGCCATGCGTGATGAGCGTCGGCGAAGACCGTGCGGCACCGAAAAAAACAAGGAGACAATCGATGCAACATCCCGCAGGCCGTTCCAGCCAACCGCGCCCGGACATCACCTCGCCCACCGGGCAACTGACGAAGGGCGGCGCGACATCGCAGGTCTGGTATCGCTCGCTCAATCGTCACCAGTGGAGTGCGCTGTTCGCCTCCAATCTCGGCTGGTTGTTCGACGGCTATGAAACCTACACGCTGATCCTGACGGTCGGCATCGCGCTGCGCCAGTTGCTCGACCCGGCGCTCCACACACAGATTCCGTTTTACGCGGGCCTCGTGATCGCGTTGACGCTGCTCGGCTGGGGCATCGGCGGCCTCGCGGGCGGTGTGCTGACGGACTACATCGGCCGCAAGCGCATGATGATGGTCGCGATCCTCGCCTATTCATTGACGACCGGCTTGAGCGCATTCGCGTGGGACTGGGAGTCGTTTGCGGTGCTGCGCTTTATCGTCGGCCTCGCGATGGGCTCCGAATGGGCGACAGGCACCGCCATGACCGCGGAACTGTGGCCGGATCGTCATCGCGGCAAGGGTGCGGGCCTCATGCAATGCGGGCTCGGGATGGGCTTTTTCGTTGCATCGCTGGTCTGGCTTTTCATGAGCCAGACCGGAGAACATGCGTGGCGTTACATGTACGTGCTCGGCGTACTGCCTGGTCTCGCGACGCTATGGATGCGCTCGGGTATTCCAGAGTCGGAACAATGGGAACGCGTCAATGACGACCGGCGCAGGATTCGCGCGCACAAGCGTAAGGGCGGCGCAGTGTCGGAGCGCGAAGCGGCGCTGAGCCGCTTCACGCTCGTCGATCTGTTTTCGGCGCCGACGTTGCGGCGCCGCACGTTGATTGCGGTATTCATGTCGCTGACGACGACGCTCGGCTGGTGGGGCATCTCGACCTGGGTGCCGCCGTACATCGGCGCGGTTGCCGCGCATGCGGGGCTCACACCTGCGCGTTGGGCCAGCTACGCCGGCATGACCTATAACGTCGGTGCGATTGCAGGCTATATCGGCCTGGGTTTTCTCGCCGATGCGTATGGCCGCAAACGCGTGACGTTCATGTTCTTCGGCATGGCGCTCCTGATGACGCCAGTACTTTTCCTGTGGACGCATGACATCGCGATGCTGCTGGTCGTCTCCGCCGTCACGGGCTTCTTCAGTCTCGGCCAGTACACCTGGATGCCGACGTGGTTGCCGGAGCTCTACCCGACACGGATGCGTGGCACCGCGATCGCCTTCTGTTTCAACATTCCGCGGCTATTGGCATGGTCGGGGCCGCTCGTCGCGGGCACGTTGATTACGCGCTTCGGCGGCTACGGCCACGCGGCCGTGACGGTCGGCTTTATTTATCTGATCGGTGTGGTGCTCACGCCGTTTCTGCCGGAAACCAACGGCAAGCCTCTGCCGGAGGACGTATAGCGCGACCAGGATGCGACAGGCAGAACAACAAAACGGAGACGAACGTTCGCAATGAAAAAACTGACCCTGACGATGCTCGTGGCCGGCATGCTGACAACGGGCGCGTACGCGCAAAGCAGTGTCACGCTATACGGCAGCATCGACGAAGGCATCACATACAACACCAATAACATGGGACACGGCACGGTTACGCTTGGCCCGGTTGCCGTGCCCGATTTCTACGGCCTACGCGGCGCCGAAGATCTGGGCGGTGGGCTGAGCGCGCTGTTCGCGCTGCAGAACGGCTTCAAGTCGAACACCGGGCAGGGGACGATTGCCGGTGAAATGTTCAGCCATTTCGCGTGGGTCGGCCTGTCGGACAAACGCTTCGGCACGCTGACGCTCGGTCGTCAGCTCGATCTTGCCGCCGACGCGCTGCGCGTCAATTCGAACGGTGCGCTGCAGTACTCGTTCTATCTGTTCCACCCGGCGAATCTCGACAATCTCGGTATTACCGGCGACTCGATCAACAACTCGGTCAAATACACGACCCCGACGTTCAACGGCTTCACGGCGAGCGGACTATACGGTTTCGCCGACACGAGCACGCAGCCGGGCCGAGTAGTCAGCACCGATATCGTGTATTCGCAGGGACCGTTGCGCGCGTCGTTTGTTTACAGCAGCTGGCGCAATCACGCGATCGCACTCGTGTCGGGGCTCGGCGAGAGTCCTTTTCTCGGTCAATCGCTGACGGGCGGTCAAACGTTTATTGCGCGCACTCAGGACATCTTCGGCCTGTCGGCGTTTTATAAAGCGACTTCGCATGTCGACGTGCACGGTGTGCTCACGCAAGTAAATCTGTCGACGCAGACGCACTCGACGAAAATGCGCACTGCGGAACTCGGCACGGACTATCACCTGAGCGCGGCCAATACCGTCGCGCTGGGCGGTTATCTTTCGTGGCTCGCAAGCACACGCTACGCGGAGCTTGGCATAGGGGATCTTTACGCGCTGTCGAAGCGGACCACCGTGTATGCGCAGATCACTTACCAGCACGCGAATGGCGCCGGCAATGCGGCGATGCCGTTGCTCGCGCCGTCGGACAGTCCGAATCAGACGGCGTTTCGCATCGGCTTGCATCACTTCTTCTGACTTATCACCGACCCGCGGTATTGCGTTGAAGCGAACGCCGAGGATCGAGCACGCCTCGGCGTGCTGCAACGAATGAAATCCGTTCATGGCAAACATGAGAAATCACCGTTTGCGACGGCGGATGTTGTGCCTCAGTCTGCGCTTAGGGTAGTGCTTCCGCCGCGATCCGACAGACGGGGTCCGTGTGGCGGGTCATCGAAGAAATAGTTCTCGTCGTCCACGTTCGAACGTCTGCCGATACCGATTTCGGCGGCCAGTCTACGTCCCGAATCACCGTGATACGGCGTCTCGATTGGCAACTGGATAAACAAACCGATCTGCGCGACTCGAGGTGGAAAGCGAGTACTTCAAAACGGGCGAGGAACAGACGCGTCAACGCGTCGGCCTCGAATGGATCAACCAGAACTCTGACTGGTTCTTCGCGGAGAAGAAGGGCAGTCGGGAGGACGGCTGAACAAGCGTTGACAGCGGCCGCATGGCCGCTCCAGCGCGGCAGTAAGGGAGCGTGTCGCGTGAGTGTAGACGGATTGCCGCCTGGAAACCGGCAGAAGTCGCACGGCGGTTCAGGCGAGACGCCTCTCGACATCGAAGGTGGACGGCACGGGAGGCATCGCGTCCCGCACGTTCCGCCATATCAATAGAAAGGCATGGGTGGAGGAGATATGGACGAAAAAGGAGGCGCGGCTTCGGCTCCGCGTCTGAACACGCTGGCGCGCTCGCTCGCGGCATTAACGCTGGCGGGTCTTGCCGCGAGTCCCGCATACGCGCAGAGCAACGTCACGTTGTACGGTTCTCTCGACGGCGGGTTGCGCAATCTCGTCAACGGCACCAAGTCCGGCGGCGCAGCGTTGACGATGGCGTCGAACGGCGTCTACAACTCGAACCGCTGGGGCTTTGAAGGCAAGGAAGATCTCGGCGGCGGATACTACGTGCGCTTCAATCTCGAAGCGGGCTACGTATTGTCGACAGGCGCGCTGAACAATACGAACAACCAGCTCTTCCAACGCACATCGGTGGTCGGTATCGGCGGCCCGTTCGGTCAGCTCGACATGGGGCGGCAGTTCACGGTGCAGCACTATGTGATCAAGGATTTCGAGCCGTTCGACTTCCACTACCTGGGCATTACCGAATCGACGGCGATCTCGGGCGGCGACACGGGGCGCGACAGCAATGCGATCAACTATCGCGGCATTTTCGGGCCGTGGGTGGTGCGCGGCACGTACGCGCTCGGCGGCGTGCCGGGAAGCGTCTCGGATGGCTCGACGCTGGCAGCCGGCTTGAACTATCGCACCAGCACGTTCAAGCTCGGCGCGGCCTACACGCATCGGTCCAATCCGCTGACGGCCACCTCGAGCCAGTACTTCGGCAACGATCAATATACGGCGGGCGGCGCGGTGACCGTGGGCCCTGTCGACGTGATGGGAGGCTATTCGCTTTCTCTGCAGGACGTGCCCTCCACCGTTCACAGCCAGACGCGCAACCAGTACCTGTGGGGCGGCGCGCGTTATCAGGTCACGCCGTACTTCAGCGCGACGGCTGCGTACTACGACAACAAGAACAAGACGAACGGCCTCGATGGAAGAAAGGGCGTGGCGATTCTCGGCGTCGTCTATCTGTTGTCCAAGCGCACGGAGCTATACGCGGACGTCGACTACACGCACTTTACCGGTGTGTACGTGACGAATGCGACGCTCAATCCGTCAGGGCATTCGAAGCAGACCGGCGTTTCGTTCGGTATCAATCACTGGTTCTAGCCACTGTCCTGGAAACAAGGCCGATTGGAGCGCATCGAGCATTCCAGTCGGCTTTGCTGTTTCTGACTGATGCGGACGTTCGCATGGGGCCGCGCATCGCGTTGCATCGCCACGCACGAGACGACGGGCAAACGCCAATCGTTCATCCCGCATATCAGAACAACTTATCCGCCGCCGTGCGCCGCGTGCTGCCAATGAATACTTTTCATGCACTGCATGAAAGATCGTCGTTTGCCGCCCTTTCGGCTTGCCAGCAATATCCGACAGCGGGCTCAAAAAACCCGAATTCGAACCCATCCGACAGCTGCGGAGCACGCAATGAATCAACCGGTCAATGCTGATGTCGTTTCGTCCCACGTCACCGTGCGGGACGGCACGCGTATCGGCTACAACCTCTATGGCAGAAAAGAAAACGCGGTGCGCGTCGTCCTCGTGCATTCGCTTGCGATGGACCGTCGCTTCTGGACGCCCGTCGTCGAGCGGCTGATGCCGCGCGCGTCGGTGCTCGCGATCGATGCGCGCGGTCACGGCGCGTCGGACAAACCCGCCGGTCCGTACACGGTGTCGCTATTTGCACGCGATGTGTACGACGTGATGCACGCACTGGACTTCCGCCATGCGCTGATCGCCGGTGCGTCGATGGGCGGCTGCGTCGCACTCGAATTCGCGGCAACCTACGCCGAGGCGATCGCCGCGGGCCTGATCGATACGACTGCCTGGTACGGCGAAACCGCGCCGCAGGATTGGGACCTACGTGCCACCAAGGCGGAAGCGGGCGGCCTGCCGCCGCTGGTCGAATTTCAGACGACCCGCTGGTTCAGCGACGCGTTTCGCGCCGCGCGCCCGGACGTCGTGCAGCAGTGCGTCGATACGTTCCTGCGCAACGATATCGCCGCGTTCGCCGCGACGGGCCGCATGCTCGGCGCGTTCGATGGCCGCGCGCTGATGCGCGACGTCACGGTGCCGGCGTGCGTGATCGTCGGCGAAGAGGACTATGCGGCGACGCCCGCGATGGCGCGCGCGCTGCATGCGGGCATCGCCGGTTCGACCTTCACTGAAATTCCGGCGGCACGGCATCTGACGCCGCTCGAAACGCCGGACATCGTCGCGCGTGAACTGCATACGCTGCTCGACCGCGCCGGCTGCGCAAAATAAAAGGAGTGCCCTAGATGATTCCATTTGAGCTCGCGAGGCCCCGCTCGCTCAGTGAAGCGATCGCGCTGCTGGATCCGGAAGATCCGGACATCCGCCCGATGGGCGGCGGTACGGCAGTGATGTTGATGATGAAGGCGGGCGTGCTGCGCCCGACGCGCCTTGTGAGCCTCGGCGATATCGAGCCGCGCTACGCGCAGGTGCGCATCGGCCAGAACGGCGAGTTGCGTATCGGCGGACTGACCCGGCTCGCGACGCTCGAACACTCGCCGCTCGTGAAGGAAGGCTGGCCGCTGCTGTCGCGCACGTTGCGCACGCTGTCGAACGTGCGCGTGCGCAACGTCGCGACGATCGGCGGCAATCTCGCTCACGCCGATCCGCACATGGACATGCCGCCCGTGCTGAGTTCGCTCGGCGCGAGCGCGACGATTTCGGGGCCGGCCGGCGAGCGCAGCGTGCCGGTCGAGGCGTTGTGCACGGGTTATTACGAAACCGTGCTGGCGCGCGACGAACTGATTTCCGAAGTGATCGTGCCGCCGCAGGCGGGACGACCCGGTGCCTACATGAAGGTGACAACGCGCGCGGCGCACGACTGGCCCGCGCTCGGCGTCGCCGTCATGCTCGACATGGACGGACCGCGGATCGGCAATGCGAGCGTGATCGTCGGCGCGGCAACCGATCGTCCGACGCGGCTCACGCAAGCCGAAGCGCTGCTGCGCGGCGCGTCGCCCGACGATGCGGCGGTGTTGCGCGACGCGGGCGAAGCGGGTGCGGCGCAGCTCGACATCGTCGGCGATCCCCATGGTTCGGCCAGCTACAAAAAACAACTGCTGAGGGTCTATCTGGGCCGCGCGG
This region includes:
- a CDS encoding FAD binding domain-containing protein; the encoded protein is MIPFELARPRSLSEAIALLDPEDPDIRPMGGGTAVMLMMKAGVLRPTRLVSLGDIEPRYAQVRIGQNGELRIGGLTRLATLEHSPLVKEGWPLLSRTLRTLSNVRVRNVATIGGNLAHADPHMDMPPVLSSLGASATISGPAGERSVPVEALCTGYYETVLARDELISEVIVPPQAGRPGAYMKVTTRAAHDWPALGVAVMLDMDGPRIGNASVIVGAATDRPTRLTQAEALLRGASPDDAAVLRDAGEAGAAQLDIVGDPHGSASYKKQLLRVYLGRAVRTALATANGSTMPFEGHA
- a CDS encoding porin: MKKLTLTMLVAGMLTTGAYAQSSVTLYGSIDEGITYNTNNMGHGTVTLGPVAVPDFYGLRGAEDLGGGLSALFALQNGFKSNTGQGTIAGEMFSHFAWVGLSDKRFGTLTLGRQLDLAADALRVNSNGALQYSFYLFHPANLDNLGITGDSINNSVKYTTPTFNGFTASGLYGFADTSTQPGRVVSTDIVYSQGPLRASFVYSSWRNHAIALVSGLGESPFLGQSLTGGQTFIARTQDIFGLSAFYKATSHVDVHGVLTQVNLSTQTHSTKMRTAELGTDYHLSAANTVALGGYLSWLASTRYAELGIGDLYALSKRTTVYAQITYQHANGAGNAAMPLLAPSDSPNQTAFRIGLHHFF
- a CDS encoding alpha/beta fold hydrolase, which codes for MNQPVNADVVSSHVTVRDGTRIGYNLYGRKENAVRVVLVHSLAMDRRFWTPVVERLMPRASVLAIDARGHGASDKPAGPYTVSLFARDVYDVMHALDFRHALIAGASMGGCVALEFAATYAEAIAAGLIDTTAWYGETAPQDWDLRATKAEAGGLPPLVEFQTTRWFSDAFRAARPDVVQQCVDTFLRNDIAAFAATGRMLGAFDGRALMRDVTVPACVIVGEEDYAATPAMARALHAGIAGSTFTEIPAARHLTPLETPDIVARELHTLLDRAGCAK
- a CDS encoding porin, with product MDEKGGAASAPRLNTLARSLAALTLAGLAASPAYAQSNVTLYGSLDGGLRNLVNGTKSGGAALTMASNGVYNSNRWGFEGKEDLGGGYYVRFNLEAGYVLSTGALNNTNNQLFQRTSVVGIGGPFGQLDMGRQFTVQHYVIKDFEPFDFHYLGITESTAISGGDTGRDSNAINYRGIFGPWVVRGTYALGGVPGSVSDGSTLAAGLNYRTSTFKLGAAYTHRSNPLTATSSQYFGNDQYTAGGAVTVGPVDVMGGYSLSLQDVPSTVHSQTRNQYLWGGARYQVTPYFSATAAYYDNKNKTNGLDGRKGVAILGVVYLLSKRTELYADVDYTHFTGVYVTNATLNPSGHSKQTGVSFGINHWF
- a CDS encoding gamma-glutamylcyclotransferase family protein produces the protein MSQMAKIRSFVVVLALFSSAAYAQTTDFWGTRLPDQPTQFIFGYGSLINTSSRATTAGKPIAAIPVRVAAAFGYVRSWSDRASSGFTALGLRRPFEGEASMTINGVIYPVVGNDMSAFDEREKGYVRVEVPWALIEAVSWQPLPAQGTVWVYVPKAQNKAPGEGLAMPDARYPLVESYIDVVVEGALEYGPEFAREVIETTRDWSPYWLNDRTLARRPWVFNNQYAQVDALLATSAPCFAQRAFSEDYAAAIAKRKSHACSLVNHDR
- a CDS encoding MFS transporter; translated protein: MQHPAGRSSQPRPDITSPTGQLTKGGATSQVWYRSLNRHQWSALFASNLGWLFDGYETYTLILTVGIALRQLLDPALHTQIPFYAGLVIALTLLGWGIGGLAGGVLTDYIGRKRMMMVAILAYSLTTGLSAFAWDWESFAVLRFIVGLAMGSEWATGTAMTAELWPDRHRGKGAGLMQCGLGMGFFVASLVWLFMSQTGEHAWRYMYVLGVLPGLATLWMRSGIPESEQWERVNDDRRRIRAHKRKGGAVSEREAALSRFTLVDLFSAPTLRRRTLIAVFMSLTTTLGWWGISTWVPPYIGAVAAHAGLTPARWASYAGMTYNVGAIAGYIGLGFLADAYGRKRVTFMFFGMALLMTPVLFLWTHDIAMLLVVSAVTGFFSLGQYTWMPTWLPELYPTRMRGTAIAFCFNIPRLLAWSGPLVAGTLITRFGGYGHAAVTVGFIYLIGVVLTPFLPETNGKPLPEDV